The following are from one region of the Bacteroidota bacterium genome:
- a CDS encoding glycosyltransferase family 2 protein, translating to MTEKFFPEVAVIVLNHNGKKFLDDCFNSIRLTTYSNYRIYLLDNASTDDDVTYVRSTFPEVHIIQNSENNGFCAAYNLAFTQCTGKYFLCLNNDVKVKPDWLTHLVNVAEEDDMIAALQPKIVSFFDEHKFEYAGSSGGMMDIYGFPFLRGRVFDTIEDDNGQYDDISDIFWSCGAACFIRASVLKEIGIFDETIVHHMDEIDLNWRMHLMGYKVKVVPQSIILHYGGATIQQQSFKKMYWNHRNSLYLLLKNYGIKNAISKSFVHVLLDYIAIGKSVVSLEFTRALAIFYAHLWITLNIFLINKKRNQVQKMRTKNDDYIRSKFYPKSVVWQYFFSNKKTYTELIKH from the coding sequence TTGACTGAGAAATTTTTTCCTGAAGTAGCTGTAATTGTGCTAAACCACAATGGAAAAAAATTTCTAGATGATTGCTTTAATTCTATAAGGTTAACCACATATTCCAATTATAGAATTTACTTATTGGATAATGCATCCACCGATGATGATGTGACTTATGTTAGGTCAACTTTCCCTGAAGTACATATTATACAAAATAGCGAAAATAATGGTTTTTGTGCTGCCTATAATTTAGCATTTACACAATGCACAGGAAAGTATTTTCTTTGTTTGAATAATGATGTGAAAGTAAAACCTGATTGGCTTACACATTTAGTAAATGTGGCAGAAGAAGATGATATGATAGCCGCACTACAGCCTAAAATTGTTTCCTTTTTTGATGAGCATAAATTTGAATATGCTGGTTCGAGTGGTGGCATGATGGATATATATGGTTTCCCATTTTTGCGTGGGCGTGTATTTGATACTATTGAAGATGATAACGGACAATATGATGACATCTCGGATATCTTTTGGAGTTGCGGTGCTGCCTGCTTTATTAGAGCTTCAGTACTCAAAGAAATAGGAATATTTGACGAAACTATTGTGCACCACATGGATGAAATAGATTTGAATTGGAGAATGCATTTAATGGGCTATAAAGTTAAAGTAGTGCCGCAATCTATTATACTTCATTATGGGGGTGCAACTATACAACAACAAAGTTTTAAGAAAATGTATTGGAATCATCGTAATTCATTATACCTATTATTGAAAAACTATGGTATTAAAAATGCGATTTCAAAATCATTCGTGCATGTATTGCTCGACTATATAGCTATTGGTAAAAGTGTTGTATCTCTTGAATTTACTAGAGCTTTAGCAATATTCTATGCACATTTATGGATTACACTTAATATTTTTCTGATTAACAAAAAGAGAAATCAAGTGCAAAAAATGAGGACTAAAAATGATGATTATATACGCAGTAAATTTTATCCCAAAAGTGTTGTGTGGCAATATTTCTTTAGCAACAAGAAAACTTACACAGAACTTATCAAACATTAA
- the rfbC gene encoding dTDP-4-dehydrorhamnose 3,5-epimerase → MKINLIAEHLNGLKVIQPDVFDDDRGFFMEVFRTDEFEKLGIPTNFVQDNHSRSGKNVLRGVHFQWEPPMGKIMRVTYGEAFLVAVDIRKGSPSLGQWHGEIVSSQNKKQVWAPAGFARGFCVLSEAAEIQYKCTGLYNKNAESGIQWNDPAIGIKWPISNPQLSEKDKTAQTLEQWLSSNLSGNFRY, encoded by the coding sequence ATGAAAATAAATCTCATAGCAGAACATCTTAACGGATTGAAAGTAATTCAACCAGATGTATTCGACGACGACAGGGGATTCTTTATGGAAGTATTCCGTACCGATGAATTTGAAAAATTGGGAATCCCTACCAATTTTGTGCAAGATAATCATTCACGATCTGGCAAAAATGTGCTACGGGGTGTCCATTTCCAATGGGAACCACCGATGGGAAAAATTATGCGTGTAACCTATGGTGAAGCATTTTTGGTGGCAGTTGATATCAGAAAAGGTTCGCCTAGCCTAGGGCAATGGCATGGAGAAATTGTTTCATCACAAAACAAGAAACAAGTTTGGGCTCCTGCTGGATTTGCCCGTGGTTTTTGTGTGTTAAGTGAAGCTGCAGAAATTCAATATAAATGCACCGGGCTCTATAATAAAAATGCGGAATCTGGCATACAATGGAACGACCCAGCAATTGGTATCAAATGGCCCATTAGCAATCCGCAACTTTCAGAAAAGGATAAAACTGCACAAACATTGGAGCAGTGGCTATCAAGCAATTTGTCGGGCAATTTCAGATATTAA
- a CDS encoding SDR family oxidoreductase has product MTKKKIFIAGGSGFVGAVLSPYLHHAGYDITIADTCWFGEHAPRGITLMKLDLFDLKIEQLKGYDTVIFLAGLSNDPMAEYAPSGNFIYNTALPAYIGFIAREAGVKRVIFASSCSVYGYTHNKTYTEIDEAVCNYPYGVSKLQGECVLTSLQTEDFSVICLRQGTISGYSPRMRLDLAINTMMKNAMLKHEITVSNPKIWRPILGLKDLCKAYHLAIDSKPSINGIFNIASFNNTIGELAQQLKNILEKKYNTLIKITDKNIQDYRNYKVSWQKAQEVLWYNPAQTEADIIEDLLENIDKFNDFKNPKYYNIEVFKNIKTKY; this is encoded by the coding sequence ATGACTAAGAAAAAAATTTTTATTGCAGGAGGTTCTGGCTTTGTCGGAGCCGTATTATCTCCCTATCTTCATCATGCAGGATATGATATTACCATTGCCGATACATGCTGGTTTGGCGAACATGCACCTCGTGGAATTACCTTAATGAAACTAGATCTGTTTGATTTAAAAATTGAACAATTGAAAGGATATGATACGGTGATATTTTTAGCAGGTTTATCAAACGACCCTATGGCCGAATATGCACCATCAGGTAATTTCATATATAATACTGCACTACCAGCATATATAGGTTTTATAGCCCGTGAAGCTGGAGTAAAAAGAGTGATATTTGCCAGTTCGTGTTCAGTATACGGCTATACACATAATAAGACATATACAGAAATTGATGAGGCGGTTTGCAACTATCCTTATGGCGTTTCAAAACTTCAAGGTGAATGTGTATTAACGTCGTTGCAGACTGAAGATTTTTCTGTTATATGTTTGCGGCAAGGCACTATTAGTGGATACAGCCCTAGAATGAGATTGGATCTAGCGATCAATACTATGATGAAAAATGCGATGTTGAAACATGAGATTACGGTTTCAAATCCTAAAATTTGGCGACCCATTCTCGGCTTGAAAGACCTGTGTAAGGCTTATCACTTGGCTATAGACAGCAAGCCTAGTATCAATGGTATTTTCAATATCGCTTCGTTTAACAATACAATTGGGGAGCTTGCCCAACAGCTAAAAAATATACTAGAAAAAAAGTATAACACGCTTATAAAGATAACCGATAAGAATATACAAGACTATCGAAACTATAAAGTAAGTTGGCAAAAGGCACAAGAGGTCTTATGGTATAATCCAGCACAAACTGAAGCAGATATTATTGAAGATTTGCTTGAAAACATTGACAAGTTTAATGATTTTAAAAATCCGAAGTATTATAATATAGAAGTTTTCAAAAATATTAAAACCAAATACTAA
- the rfbD gene encoding dTDP-4-dehydrorhamnose reductase gives MKVLVLGANGQLGNDIVSAFEKEHEVIGITHDDIDIGNLSDIHQLLLEKKPNILINTTAFHHVELCEQSPETAELVNAIAVGFMANICKMLHIKFVHFSTDYVFDGEKKTPYVETDFASPVNVYGKSKLHGEKLILENNPNALIIRISAIYGQHACRAKKGLNFIQLMLKLAQEKGEVKVVDDEFVSPTSTKNVVQQVALTLKSDINGIVHATSEGQCSWYEFAEEIFKYTHTKVNLYKGSSSDFPAKVNRPKYSVLQNDVLHKNNINIMLPWKDALHQYLDEIKK, from the coding sequence ATGAAAGTACTAGTTTTAGGAGCAAATGGACAATTGGGTAATGATATAGTTTCGGCATTTGAAAAGGAGCATGAGGTTATAGGAATTACCCATGATGATATCGATATCGGAAATTTATCAGATATACATCAATTACTGTTAGAAAAAAAGCCTAATATATTAATAAACACTACAGCCTTTCACCATGTGGAACTTTGTGAGCAAAGCCCAGAAACTGCTGAACTTGTTAATGCGATAGCTGTAGGATTTATGGCAAATATATGCAAGATGTTGCATATAAAATTTGTACATTTCAGCACAGATTATGTATTTGATGGCGAAAAAAAAACACCTTATGTTGAAACTGATTTTGCAAGTCCCGTTAATGTATATGGTAAATCAAAACTTCATGGTGAGAAACTAATTTTAGAAAATAATCCCAATGCACTTATTATAAGAATTTCTGCTATATATGGTCAACATGCCTGTAGGGCAAAGAAGGGTTTGAATTTTATACAATTGATGCTGAAACTTGCTCAGGAAAAGGGCGAAGTAAAAGTGGTTGACGATGAATTTGTATCACCTACCAGCACTAAAAATGTAGTGCAACAAGTAGCACTAACTCTCAAATCGGATATCAATGGTATTGTACATGCTACGTCAGAAGGACAGTGCTCGTGGTATGAATTTGCTGAAGAAATATTTAAATATACCCATACAAAAGTAAATCTATACAAAGGCAGTTCATCAGATTTTCCTGCTAAAGTAAATAGACCAAAATATTCAGTACTTCAAAATGACGTGCTACATAAAAATAATATCAACATCATGCTTCCATGGAAAGACGCTTTGCACCAATATCTTGACGAAATTAAAAAATAA
- a CDS encoding tryptophanase, whose amino-acid sequence MSFKTIIEPFKIKSVEPILMSTKIERKKYLEIAHYNTFLLKSEQVIIDLLTDSGTSAMSNEQWAAMMRGDESYAGAKSWERFYNAVFELTNFQYILPTHQGRAAERILYSFLGGKGKVFISNTHFDTTRANIEFSGATAIDIAIGDSKLHEVYHPFKGNIDIEKLEKAIIEHGPQSIGAVILTVTNNSGGGQPVSMLNARAASEICKKYKVLYIIDCCRIAENSYFIKHREGGFENYTYKEIAQQMFSLADGCIMSAKKDALVNMGGFLALKDEKIAQACTNLLIITEGFTTYGGLSGRDMEAIAVGLNEVFDKDYLYYRIKSTEYLGEKLKERGVPVMYPIGGHAVYIDSAKLYNHIPLNQYPGQALVCELYLLGGIRCVEVGSVMFGKYDEHGELIPAAMELVRLAIPRRVYTQSHIDYVIEVFDEVMKNKSNTKGYKIIYETELLRHFTAHFEKL is encoded by the coding sequence ATGTCATTCAAAACAATAATAGAACCATTTAAAATAAAATCAGTCGAGCCCATTTTAATGAGCACTAAGATTGAACGAAAAAAATATTTAGAAATTGCCCATTATAATACATTCCTTTTAAAGAGTGAACAAGTAATCATTGACCTGCTCACTGATAGCGGCACCTCTGCAATGAGCAATGAACAGTGGGCTGCCATGATGCGTGGCGACGAATCGTACGCAGGGGCTAAAAGTTGGGAACGATTTTATAATGCTGTTTTCGAACTCACAAATTTTCAATATATACTACCTACACATCAGGGAAGAGCTGCTGAAAGAATATTATATAGTTTCTTGGGTGGAAAGGGGAAAGTATTTATAAGTAATACCCATTTCGACACTACCCGTGCAAATATTGAATTTAGTGGTGCTACGGCAATCGATATTGCAATCGGCGATTCAAAATTACATGAAGTGTATCATCCATTCAAAGGGAATATAGATATAGAAAAACTCGAAAAAGCAATTATAGAGCATGGGCCACAAAGTATAGGAGCTGTTATATTAACCGTTACAAATAACAGTGGTGGCGGGCAACCTGTGAGTATGTTAAATGCAAGAGCAGCATCAGAGATTTGTAAAAAATATAAAGTATTATATATAATTGATTGTTGTCGAATTGCTGAAAATAGTTATTTTATAAAGCACAGAGAAGGTGGTTTTGAAAATTATACTTATAAAGAAATTGCCCAGCAAATGTTTTCACTAGCCGATGGTTGTATCATGAGTGCAAAAAAAGATGCATTGGTAAACATGGGTGGTTTTCTTGCTCTCAAAGATGAGAAGATAGCCCAAGCGTGTACTAATTTGCTAATTATTACAGAAGGATTCACAACTTATGGTGGATTAAGCGGACGTGATATGGAAGCCATTGCAGTGGGATTGAATGAAGTTTTTGATAAGGATTATTTATATTATCGTATTAAAAGTACGGAATACCTTGGCGAGAAATTAAAAGAAAGAGGTGTGCCAGTAATGTATCCAATTGGAGGACATGCAGTTTATATTGATTCTGCAAAGCTATATAATCATATTCCGCTTAACCAATATCCTGGACAAGCATTGGTATGCGAATTATATTTACTTGGCGGAATTAGGTGCGTAGAAGTGGGATCGGTGATGTTTGGAAAATATGATGAACATGGCGAATTAATTCCTGCAGCTATGGAACTGGTGCGGCTGGCAATTCCACGAAGGGTTTATACCCAAAGCCATATCGATTATGTAATAGAAGTATTTGACGAGGTGATGAAGAATAAATCAAATACCAAAGGATATAAGATTATATATGAAACCGAACTTCTTCGGCATTTTACAGCCCATTTCGAAAAACTATAA
- the ric gene encoding iron-sulfur cluster repair di-iron protein, with translation MEQSNSSVLDVTILPPQIKHATIFKKYDTLKQGESLIIHNDHDPKPLYYQLIAERGNSFTWDYLLNGPRYWEVKITKRNLADIQETVGEIAANDYRKAKIFSKYGIDFCCGGKKQLKEICVEKGLDILQIENEIQNIEDYTNGRELPYNEWSLDFLVDYIVNTHHSYIKKTIPDLIQYAEKVVCVHGNEHPELIKIQQLVYDVINELTNHLKKEEVILFPYIKDLAQNQKAKIQGLGSVQNPINMMEMEHEVVGKYFEQINVLSNHYELPNDACATYTLFYKILKAFEDDLHLHIHLENNILFPKAIQLEKSFTTK, from the coding sequence ATGGAACAATCAAATTCTTCGGTTTTGGACGTAACTATCCTGCCTCCTCAAATAAAACATGCTACTATTTTCAAAAAATATGATACACTTAAACAAGGCGAAAGCTTAATAATTCACAACGACCATGACCCCAAACCTCTCTACTATCAATTGATTGCAGAGAGAGGGAATAGTTTCACATGGGACTATTTATTAAACGGTCCTCGATATTGGGAAGTGAAAATTACCAAACGAAATTTGGCAGACATACAAGAAACTGTTGGGGAAATTGCGGCTAACGATTACAGAAAAGCAAAAATATTTTCGAAGTATGGGATAGACTTTTGTTGTGGCGGTAAAAAACAATTGAAAGAAATATGTGTAGAAAAAGGCTTAGATATTTTACAAATAGAAAATGAGATACAAAATATAGAAGATTACACAAATGGGAGGGAGCTGCCCTATAATGAATGGAGTTTAGATTTTTTAGTAGACTATATAGTAAATACGCATCATTCCTATATTAAAAAGACCATCCCTGATTTAATACAATATGCTGAAAAAGTTGTTTGTGTACACGGTAATGAGCATCCAGAACTTATTAAAATTCAACAATTGGTATATGATGTGATTAATGAACTCACCAATCATCTTAAAAAAGAAGAAGTGATTTTGTTCCCCTATATTAAAGATTTGGCACAAAATCAAAAAGCCAAAATACAAGGATTGGGCAGTGTGCAAAACCCCATCAATATGATGGAAATGGAGCACGAGGTAGTAGGTAAGTATTTTGAACAAATCAATGTATTGTCAAACCACTACGAGCTCCCCAATGATGCATGTGCCACTTATACTTTATTTTATAAAATACTTAAAGCATTTGAAGATGATTTGCATTTGCATATACATTTAGAAAATAATATATTATTTCCCAAAGCTATACAACTAGAAAAATCATTTACGACTAAATAA
- a CDS encoding multicopper oxidase domain-containing protein — protein MLEKYKLIKIIFVLIIIVRAQNSFAQKIVHYDLYIRDTTVNFAGIIKRAIAVNGQIPMPTLTFTEGDTAEILVHNEMDEETSLHWHGIFLPNQYDGVPNLTQMPIKAHSTHLYRFPIIQHGTHWYHSHTQLQEQIGMYGSLILLKRNNSPLYRKGIDDLPGIPIILSEWTNMKPAQVHRRLHNANDWFAIQKGTTQSYFEAIQKGYLKTKVTNEWKRMNAMDVSDVYYDRFLINGKNESQLSQFKSGDKVRLRVSNGGASTYFWLSYSGGKITVVANDGNDVEPVEVDRLIIAVSETYDIILTIPSDNIAYEFLATSEDRIKTTSLWLGNGIKKLATPLPKLKYFEGMKMMNGMMKMDGSLDDMGMQMSLNQMDMNVVMYPEITGAYQKEKTGMKINENKYNSNKLSDIVTLNYAMLKSTTKSSLPDTTIKTLYFKLSGNMNRYVWSIDNKVVSETDKILIHKGENVRIVIYNGSMMRHPMHLHGHDFRLLNGQEEYAPLKNIVDIMPMETDTLEFNANVYGDWFFHCHILYHMMAGMGRVFTYENQPANPEIPNPKLAKRKLFADDRKFHLMFENDFATNGNDGMAMYSNTRWQLSTEWRLGYHNYHGYEIENHLGRYIGRMQWFMPFVGYDFRYRKHDRQLNFQEKNIFGQTNSKDTRQAFSVGVEYTLPMLVKLESEIFSDGTFLIQIKRDDIPISKRLRMHFMLNTDKEYMIGIQYVANKNIAIRTHYDSDMGFGAGVNVTY, from the coding sequence ATGTTGGAAAAATATAAATTAATAAAGATAATTTTCGTTTTAATCATAATTGTACGGGCTCAAAATTCCTTTGCTCAAAAAATAGTGCATTATGATTTATATATTCGTGATACTACTGTAAATTTTGCTGGAATTATTAAAAGAGCCATTGCTGTAAATGGTCAAATCCCAATGCCTACGCTCACTTTTACAGAAGGAGATACCGCAGAAATATTGGTTCATAATGAAATGGACGAAGAAACATCATTGCACTGGCATGGTATATTTTTACCCAATCAGTATGATGGAGTTCCCAATCTAACCCAAATGCCAATCAAAGCTCATAGTACGCATTTATATAGATTTCCAATTATACAACATGGCACACATTGGTATCATAGTCATACGCAATTGCAAGAACAAATAGGAATGTATGGTTCCCTGATTTTATTGAAGCGAAATAATTCACCATTATATAGAAAAGGCATTGATGATTTGCCAGGTATACCCATAATACTAAGTGAGTGGACCAATATGAAACCCGCTCAAGTGCACCGCCGATTGCATAATGCCAACGATTGGTTTGCAATACAAAAGGGAACCACACAAAGTTATTTCGAAGCAATACAAAAAGGTTATTTGAAAACAAAGGTCACTAATGAATGGAAGCGAATGAACGCCATGGACGTGAGTGATGTATATTATGATAGATTTTTAATCAATGGAAAAAATGAGAGTCAACTTTCACAATTTAAGTCGGGTGACAAAGTAAGATTGCGTGTTTCAAATGGAGGTGCATCCACTTATTTTTGGTTATCTTATTCAGGTGGCAAAATAACCGTGGTGGCCAATGATGGCAATGATGTGGAACCTGTGGAAGTAGATAGATTAATCATAGCGGTTTCTGAAACCTATGATATTATATTAACCATTCCCAGTGATAATATAGCCTATGAATTTTTAGCGACTTCGGAAGATAGAATAAAAACAACTTCATTATGGTTGGGAAATGGAATTAAGAAATTAGCAACTCCCTTGCCCAAACTAAAATATTTTGAAGGAATGAAAATGATGAATGGGATGATGAAAATGGATGGCAGTCTCGATGATATGGGCATGCAGATGAGCTTAAATCAAATGGATATGAATGTGGTGATGTACCCCGAAATTACGGGTGCTTACCAGAAAGAAAAGACGGGAATGAAAATAAACGAGAATAAATATAATAGTAATAAACTTTCTGATATAGTTACGCTGAATTATGCGATGTTAAAATCTACTACAAAAAGTAGCTTGCCTGATACCACAATTAAAACATTATATTTTAAATTGAGTGGGAATATGAATAGATATGTGTGGAGTATCGATAATAAAGTGGTTTCTGAAACAGATAAAATATTAATTCATAAAGGGGAAAATGTCCGCATTGTAATATATAATGGCTCTATGATGCGACACCCGATGCACTTACACGGACACGACTTTCGTTTACTAAACGGACAAGAAGAATATGCTCCGCTCAAAAATATAGTGGACATTATGCCCATGGAAACTGATACCTTAGAGTTTAATGCGAATGTATATGGAGATTGGTTTTTTCATTGTCATATATTATATCACATGATGGCGGGAATGGGAAGGGTTTTTACTTATGAAAATCAACCCGCTAATCCCGAAATTCCAAATCCGAAATTGGCAAAACGAAAACTATTTGCCGACGACAGAAAATTCCATTTAATGTTTGAAAACGATTTTGCCACAAATGGTAATGATGGAATGGCCATGTATTCAAATACCCGCTGGCAATTAAGCACTGAATGGCGTTTGGGCTATCACAATTATCATGGATATGAAATTGAGAATCATTTGGGAAGATATATAGGCAGAATGCAATGGTTTATGCCATTTGTTGGTTACGATTTTCGTTATCGCAAACATGATCGACAATTAAATTTTCAAGAAAAAAACATCTTCGGGCAAACCAATTCAAAAGACACACGGCAAGCGTTTTCCGTGGGAGTAGAATATACTTTGCCAATGCTGGTAAAATTAGAATCAGAAATTTTCTCAGACGGCACATTTCTTATACAAATTAAGCGAGACGATATCCCCATTTCAAAGCGATTGCGAATGCATTTTATGCTAAATACCGACAAAGAGTATATGATAGGTATACAATATGTAGCCAATAAAAATATCGCTATCAGAACACACTACGATAGTGATATGGGCTTTGGTGCAGGAGTTAATGTTACCTACTAA
- a CDS encoding heavy metal-binding domain-containing protein — protein sequence MKKLTILAIFFASAMVLLTACNSSQSPDQSLKDDSHRTKIMSTMVKDPIYAKEMVDAMMHDDNCKQMMMDKMMSGCKDDTSMCKMMMGKTMEMCNMDESKCDMMMGCMKSHTNVMKSMKGMCDMASSEKAVKDDPKEKKAKAIVYTCSMHPEIIRDKPGKCPKCGMDLVVKK from the coding sequence ATGAAAAAGTTAACAATTTTAGCAATCTTTTTTGCGTCGGCAATGGTTTTACTTACTGCCTGCAATTCAAGTCAATCGCCTGATCAAAGCCTAAAGGATGATTCTCACAGAACCAAAATTATGTCGACCATGGTTAAAGATCCGATCTACGCTAAAGAAATGGTGGACGCAATGATGCATGATGATAATTGCAAACAAATGATGATGGACAAGATGATGAGCGGGTGCAAAGACGATACAAGCATGTGCAAAATGATGATGGGCAAAACCATGGAAATGTGTAATATGGATGAGTCGAAATGTGATATGATGATGGGGTGCATGAAATCACATACCAATGTGATGAAATCCATGAAAGGAATGTGCGATATGGCATCGTCTGAGAAAGCTGTAAAGGATGACCCTAAGGAAAAAAAGGCAAAAGCTATTGTATATACTTGCTCCATGCATCCTGAAATTATAAGGGACAAGCCTGGCAAATGTCCTAAGTGCGGAATGGACTTGGTAGTAAAGAAATAA
- a CDS encoding heavy metal-associated domain-containing protein — translation MTHTYHITGMTCGSCVATVKSQLLKLQDIISAEISLENKQATIEMSKHISTNALQEAISPDKKYIITEDSTAMKEDEAKNWFATYKPLLLIFAFITFISFVSAQMNNEIHWMHFMNTFMAGFFLTFSFFKFLDLKGFAESYSMYDIIAKQVKQWGYIYAFIELFLGIAYTIDFNPFITNISTLIIMSISIIGVLQSVLNKQKIKCACLGAVFNLPMSTVTIIEDALMIAMSAVMLMII, via the coding sequence ATGACACATACTTATCATATCACAGGAATGACTTGCGGCAGTTGTGTTGCAACTGTAAAAAGTCAATTACTTAAACTGCAAGATATAATTTCTGCAGAAATTTCGTTAGAAAATAAACAAGCAACGATTGAAATGAGTAAGCACATTTCAACAAATGCGTTGCAAGAAGCAATCAGTCCTGATAAAAAGTATATAATTACGGAAGACAGTACAGCTATGAAAGAAGATGAAGCAAAGAATTGGTTCGCGACTTACAAACCATTGCTTTTGATTTTTGCATTCATCACATTTATATCATTCGTATCGGCACAAATGAATAATGAAATTCATTGGATGCACTTTATGAATACCTTTATGGCGGGGTTTTTTCTCACATTTTCCTTTTTTAAATTTCTTGACCTTAAAGGATTTGCCGAAAGCTATTCTATGTATGATATCATTGCAAAACAGGTAAAACAGTGGGGATATATATATGCATTTATTGAATTGTTTTTAGGTATCGCTTACACCATCGATTTCAATCCATTTATTACAAATATAAGCACACTCATTATTATGAGTATAAGTATCATTGGCGTTTTGCAAAGCGTATTGAATAAACAAAAGATTAAGTGTGCGTGCTTAGGTGCCGTCTTTAATTTGCCCATGAGTACAGTAACTATTATAGAAGATGCTTTAATGATAGCGATGAGTGCTGTAATGCTAATGATAATTTAA
- a CDS encoding AraC family transcriptional regulator encodes MKLYIKNMVCSRCKMAVKAELEKFGLHFLYLELGEVEIMEELDVPMKSKLNQSLLSVGFEIIDDKKGRLIEKIKNSIIELVHHNDENMRINLSNHIAQKLNYDYHYLSNLFSEAAGTTIEKYFITQKIEKAKELLIYDELSLTEISDRLGYSSQAYLSNQFKKITGLTPTVYKSLKEHTRQNIEEL; translated from the coding sequence ATGAAACTATATATTAAAAATATGGTATGCAGCCGTTGCAAAATGGCAGTGAAAGCTGAGTTGGAAAAATTTGGACTGCACTTTCTTTATCTCGAATTGGGCGAAGTGGAGATTATGGAAGAACTTGATGTACCCATGAAATCTAAACTTAACCAATCATTGTTGTCAGTAGGATTTGAGATTATTGATGATAAGAAAGGGAGGTTGATTGAAAAAATAAAAAATTCAATTATTGAATTGGTACATCATAATGATGAAAACATGCGTATAAATCTGTCCAACCACATAGCTCAGAAATTAAACTATGATTATCATTATTTGAGCAACTTGTTTTCAGAAGCGGCGGGAACTACCATCGAAAAATATTTTATTACCCAAAAAATAGAAAAAGCCAAGGAACTATTGATATATGACGAACTGTCACTTACAGAAATTTCCGACAGATTGGGATATAGTTCGCAGGCTTATCTTTCAAATCAATTTAAGAAAATAACTGGACTGACCCCAACCGTATATAAATCGTTGAAAGAGCATACACGACAGAATATTGAAGAACTGTAA
- a CDS encoding TlpA disulfide reductase family protein → MKITTQTSVILIILYIAITAFANPFIYQTPLKKIASTDVRTLDGKTYNTASISNNGKPIIISIWETTCKPCINELDAISDQYEQWQKETGVKLIAISIDGPRTIGTVESVVKSRGWEYEVYKDVNQDFKRAMNIGFCPYTYLLDSTGNIVWEKGAYLAGDETILYELVKKLSRGEKILGN, encoded by the coding sequence ATGAAAATTACAACCCAAACTTCTGTTATTCTTATTATATTATATATTGCTATAACAGCATTTGCTAATCCTTTTATTTATCAAACACCTCTTAAAAAAATTGCATCAACGGATGTAAGAACATTGGATGGTAAAACATATAATACTGCGAGTATTTCTAATAATGGGAAACCCATTATTATTAGTATTTGGGAAACGACTTGCAAACCATGTATTAATGAATTAGATGCAATTTCAGATCAATATGAACAATGGCAGAAAGAAACTGGAGTTAAATTAATTGCCATTTCTATTGATGGACCAAGAACAATTGGAACTGTTGAGTCTGTTGTGAAATCAAGAGGTTGGGAATATGAAGTTTATAAAGATGTAAATCAAGATTTCAAAAGAGCAATGAATATAGGATTTTGTCCTTACACATACTTGCTCGATAGTACTGGAAATATAGTATGGGAAAAAGGTGCGTATTTAGCAGGTGATGAAACAATATTATATGAACTTGTGAAAAAATTAAGTAGGGGTGAAAAAATTCTAGGTAATTAA